Part of the Pseudomonadota bacterium genome is shown below.
TGCATATCCAAGATTACTGCGATCTTGTTTCACTACTGATTGAGGCGCCAAAAGATCGGGTACAAGGTGAAATCTTCAATTGTGGCTACCAAAATATGAGCATCATGGAAATCGCACAATTGGTGAAAAACGTTGTGGAAGAAATGCTACCAGAGCGAAAACCAATTGAGATAATAACTGAACCGACCGACGATATACGCAGTTATCATATAAATTCAGAAAAAATAAAAAAATCGCTTGGCTTTACTCCGAGGCATTCAATAGAAGATGCTATTCGTGAATTAGTTCTCGTATTCCAAGAGGAAAAATTGCCGAATAGTATGACCGATGACAAATATTACAATGTCCGTACCCTAAAAAAGCGGCGTGTCTCATGAAGAGGAAAAAGGTCGCTGTTGTAACCGGCGGCGCAGGCTTCATTGGAAGTCATATGGTAGACCTTCTCGTCGCAAAAGATTTTGAAGTCCGTATACTTGATAATTTGATTGGAGGACGAGAGGCTAATTTTGCACAACACGCCAATAATTCTAATCTCACATTCGAAAACCGAGATATTCGAACAATAAAAAGCAAGGACCTAATTTTCAAAGACGCACAGTATGTTCTGCATTTCGCCGGCATCGGCGATATTGTTCCTTCAATTGAGGCTCCAGAGGAATACATGGACGTCAATGTACAAGGAACAATTAAAGTTCTTGAGGCAGCTCGCTGGAACGAGGCCTCAAAGTTTGTTTACGCCGCATCTTCCTCCTGTTATGGCATTGCCACAACACCAACAGACGAGGAACATGCGATAAATCCACAATATCCTTACGCATTGTCGAAATATATGGGCGAGCAAGTCTCTTTTCACTGGAACAAAGTTTATGGATTGCCAGTGAATTCACTTCGCATATTCAATGCCTTTGGCACGAGATCACGTACTTCAGGTGCGTATGGCGCAGTTTTTGGAGTTTTCCTACGGCAAATTCTAGCAAATACACCTTTGACAGTAGTCGGTGATGGCAACCAAAGGCGCGACTTCCTTTACGTAACAGACGTAGCACAGGCTTTTTTTGCGGCTGCAGAAACAAGGCTATCAGGGCAAATATGGAATCTTGGCGCCGGGAGCCCCAAATCAATTTTACATCTTGTAGAACTCCTAGGAGGAAAGGCAACGTTTATTCCAAAACGTCCTGGCGAACCCGACTGTACCCACGCCAATATCCGTAAAATTCGCCGTGACCTCGATTGGTCACCAAAGATCTCTTTTGAGGAAGGAGTCGCAAAAACCCTCGAAAATATTAATTATTGGAAAGAAGCACCATTGTGGGATAGTGCATCTATAGAGAACGCTACCAAAAGATGGTTCCAGTATCTCGGGCAAGATCAGGAGGATACCTCTGAGTAACATAATGTGTAACCCAACTGCTCTGAGATAAAAATAGAATTACCGAATAACAAAAGTGATGATTGATGAGACCACTTGCAAATCCATATGATCCAAAAGCAGCTGCTTTACGATGCCTAAATTTTCGCAAGCGTATACTAGAGATATCTCAACAGGTGGGAGCCTTACACATCGGCTCAGCGTTTTCTTGTGCGGAGATTGTAGAATGCGTCTATTACGGGCTGATGCGGAATTCAGGTGAGGCAAACGCCCCGGCAGATACGTTCATAATGTCGAAGGGCCATGGATGTATGATCCAATATGTGATTTTGGAAGCTCTGGGCATTCTAAGTAAAACGGATATGGCAGAATATTGTACACCCCAAGGACGATTAGGATGTCACCCCGATTACGGCACTCCAGGTATCGAGGCCTCCACAGGTTCACTTGGACATGGTCTTCCAATGGCCGTCGGAATGGCAATTGCCGAGAAGCGTAAAAAAGATCCGGGGATTATTTACGCCGTTCTTAGCGACGGCGAAATACAAGAGGGCTCAACTTGGGAGGCAATTATGATGGCATCTTCACTCGAGATTAACAACCTCGTTGTTTTTATTGATAATAATGACTTTCAAAGCTTAGGACGCACGTCTGAAACTCATCCAAGTTTCTATCCTGTTGACCAGAAACTCTGCGCTTTCGGCTGGGAAACAGTAGAGATACCGGGGCATGATTCATCAAACATCTACAGGACTATTGATGCACGTAGTGGTAAGAAACCAATGGCAGCAATATGCAAAACAACAAAGGGCAAAGGCATCAGCTTTATGGAAAATGTGCCGATTTGGCACTACCGTTCTCCAAACCACAAAGAGTATAAGATTGCGTTAGATGAACTTAGGGCGTCACACCCAGGAGCTAATTTTTAGTGAGGAATATTTTTGCTGAGGCGCTATATAAAGCTGCAACGGCCAACCCAGATATCTTTGTTGTCGTTGCAGATATCTCGCCAGCCGGTAGCATGGCCGATTTCAGTCGCCAATATCCAGATAGGTTCATAAACGTGGGTGTGGCGGAACAAAGTATGATAGGGATTTGTGCCGGTCTCGCACTAAAAGGGTGCCAACCCTTCGCTTACACAATTGCCTCATTTTCTTTATATCGCCCCTTCGAATTCGTTCGAGACGATCTGGGATACCAGAACTTACCTGTTACGGTGGTTGGTATGGGAGCTGGCGTCATATATTCAACACTCGGCGGAACCCACCATACACAAGAAGATATTGCGATTGCCGGTGCTATTCCCAATATGCAAATCATTGCACCCTGTGACCCTTTAGAAGTAGTAGAGGCAGTAAAATATTGCGCCAAACAAAGAAATGGTCCGGTATATCTGCGTCTAGGTAAGTCTGGCGAACCGGAGCTTACAAAGCAAGCTATAGAGCCTTGGCAGTTTGGGCGATTGAGATACCTCATTAGGGGCACCGATATATGCATACTCTCGTATGGTGTTGTTATGAAACACGCAAACGAGGTTGCTAAAATACTTTTAAAAGGAGGAAAGTCTGTTTCATTGGTGTCAGCGCACACACTAAAACCATTAGATCGAGAAAACATTGAAAACATATTAAATAATCACAAGAAAGTGGTTGTGATTGAGGAACATGTACCTGAAGGAGGCCTCTCCTCCCGCACTAAACAGATTGCTTGGGATATTCATGCGAGTTGTGAATTGCATTGCTTTACTCTCAAGGACGCTTTTATCCACAGATATGGAGGACATGACGATTTGCTGGCCGCACATGGCATTAGCGTGAAAGACATTTTACGGAAAATTGAGTAGCTGTAATCCCTGACTATTGCGTTTTCCTGTTTCAGCGGTTCATGTGATCTCTTGAAAGATCTTGATCCATTGCCGTAAGATGTCTTCGTTGTGTAAATTAACAAGCCCGCGAGGAAGCAATGTCTTATACCCACCTCCAGCTCGATATAAGCGATAAGATTGCCACTATTACCTTCAACCGACCTGAGGCGCGCAATGCACTCAGCGAAGAGATGAGGATTGATATTGAGCATGCATTGGCGGAGGTCAAAGCCAAAGCAGGTGAAGAAGTTAAAGCAGTCATATTAACAGGTGCCGGCGGTCATTTCTGTGCGGGCGGGGATGTTAAAGGAATGGCCGAACGGAAGATGACTCCCATGGATCACCGCACTCGCATGCGATCTGGCCATCATAGGATATACGACATCCTGCATTTAGAATTGCCCGTTATAAGTCTGGTAGATGGCGCCGCAGCAGGCGCCGGATGCAATATTGCATTATTAGCTGATTTTGTTTTTGCTACGCCTCGTGCATTTTTCATGCAAGCATTCGCCCGCATAGGGCTCGTGCCTGACTGGGGGGGGTTTTACATATTGCCCAGACTTGTTGGTCAGCAGCGTGCAAAGGAACTCATTTACTCTGGACGCCGAGTTTACGCTGAGGAGGCAAAAGAATTGGGCATGGTCCTTGAGGTTGTCGGACAGGAAACCGCTATGGATGAAACGCGTGAGTTCGCTAGTCGTTTTACTCATGCCTCAACAGATGCTATCGGCGCGGCCAAGAATGTGCTCAATCAGTCCTTTAATTTGGATTTTCGAACTCTTATGGAACTCGAGGTTTATGCCCAGTGCCTTGTTCGCGAAACTGATTTTCACAAAGAAGCGGTCCGACGTTTTAGGGATAAAGAACCACCACTGTATAATTGGGAAAAACTAACCGATCAGAATTAGGAGCCCCAATATGCTAAGCGAACAATCGCCAGCTGCTCAACTCAAAAGCTTAATAAAGAGTGGAGAAACGATAATAATTCCAGGAGCGCATGATCCCCTAATGGGCCGCATTCTTGAGAGAATGGGATTTAAATGCTGCCAATGCGCCGGCTGGATGACTGGTGCTCATTTGGTTACGCCAGAGCCGGTGATGACCATGACTGAACAAATTGAGGCTGCGCGAAAAGTTGCCGACCATGTCAATATCCCGGTTATATCTGATGCCGGGACCGGGTATGGTGAGCCGGTCCATATTATGCGAACCGTAAAAGAATTTCATAAAGCTGGAATTGCACGAATAAACATAGAAGACCAATTCTTTCCTAAAAGGGCCTCCTACCATCGTGGTCTCGAACACGTAGTTGGTTTTGATGAATTTATGAGGCGGATTGAATTTGCATTAAAGTCTCGTGAAGAAAATGGTGCAGATATACTTATCTCAGGACGCACGGATGCTGGAAATGCAGTTAATGGTTCGTGGAAGGAGGCAGCACGGCGAGCGAGGGCATTAAAGGAGATGGGAGTAGACTCGATCCAGCCTATGACTAGGACGCAAGCTTCGATGGAACAGTTTAGACAGGAATTCCCAGATACTGATGCCACACTCTCAACGACCACTTATTTTAATGGTTTACCTATAGAAAAAATAAAGGCGTACGGATTTCAAATGATTTCCTATCCACTAGCCACAATTCTAGCATCTGTTGCTGGCGTAATTGACCTATGGAAAGGTGTACAAGAAACTGGCGTCGCATCTTTTGATGTGGAAAAGGCCAAAGAAGTACGCGAGGAAATCGAAGATGCTATTGGGCTTCCAGATATGTGGGAAATTGAACGCCAAACGGTTGAATATGATAATAAGCATCTCGAAGGACGGCAAGTGGCTGGTTACGAGGGTTACAATCAAACGGAGAAAAAATAATTCTAAATTTTTTTCTTTTCGCGACCCTCATTAAAATAGGAGCAATATAACAGCGTATCTGCCAGCCTTACTGACGGTTACTAAAACAAGGAATAGTCCAAATCGAACGCGAAAAAAACCGGCGGCCACAGTAAGGGCGTCACCAACAACTGGAACCCAGGCAAGCAGCAGGCTCCAAACACCGTAGTGTTTGAACCACTCGGTTATTTTATCAAGACGTACCTTTGAGACCGGAAACCATTTAAATCTCTGCCAAGCGATACAAAAACGGCCTAATAGCCAATTAATAACGGCACCTAAAATATTGCCTGCACTTGCGACCAAAAAAAGGGACCAAGGATTTTTGTCCGATGCTGTCACAAACCCCACCAACATAAGCTCCGAAGAAAACGGTACAACAGTTGCCGCGAGTAATGCGCTTAAAAATAATAGAAAGTAGCTCTCGTCCATGAGGCGCTAATTACAAAAAAAAGGCCGAGAAAAATAATATCCGGCCGTTTCTTTTTTTTTATCAATTG
Proteins encoded:
- a CDS encoding YqaA family protein; the encoded protein is MDESYFLLFLSALLAATVVPFSSELMLVGFVTASDKNPWSLFLVASAGNILGAVINWLLGRFCIAWQRFKWFPVSKVRLDKITEWFKHYGVWSLLLAWVPVVGDALTVAAGFFRVRFGLFLVLVTVSKAGRYAVILLLF
- a CDS encoding transketolase, which produces MRPLANPYDPKAAALRCLNFRKRILEISQQVGALHIGSAFSCAEIVECVYYGLMRNSGEANAPADTFIMSKGHGCMIQYVILEALGILSKTDMAEYCTPQGRLGCHPDYGTPGIEASTGSLGHGLPMAVGMAIAEKRKKDPGIIYAVLSDGEIQEGSTWEAIMMASSLEINNLVVFIDNNDFQSLGRTSETHPSFYPVDQKLCAFGWETVEIPGHDSSNIYRTIDARSGKKPMAAICKTTKGKGISFMENVPIWHYRSPNHKEYKIALDELRASHPGANF
- a CDS encoding transketolase C-terminal domain-containing protein codes for the protein MRNIFAEALYKAATANPDIFVVVADISPAGSMADFSRQYPDRFINVGVAEQSMIGICAGLALKGCQPFAYTIASFSLYRPFEFVRDDLGYQNLPVTVVGMGAGVIYSTLGGTHHTQEDIAIAGAIPNMQIIAPCDPLEVVEAVKYCAKQRNGPVYLRLGKSGEPELTKQAIEPWQFGRLRYLIRGTDICILSYGVVMKHANEVAKILLKGGKSVSLVSAHTLKPLDRENIENILNNHKKVVVIEEHVPEGGLSSRTKQIAWDIHASCELHCFTLKDAFIHRYGGHDDLLAAHGISVKDILRKIE
- a CDS encoding isocitrate lyase/PEP mutase family protein, whose product is MLSEQSPAAQLKSLIKSGETIIIPGAHDPLMGRILERMGFKCCQCAGWMTGAHLVTPEPVMTMTEQIEAARKVADHVNIPVISDAGTGYGEPVHIMRTVKEFHKAGIARINIEDQFFPKRASYHRGLEHVVGFDEFMRRIEFALKSREENGADILISGRTDAGNAVNGSWKEAARRARALKEMGVDSIQPMTRTQASMEQFRQEFPDTDATLSTTTYFNGLPIEKIKAYGFQMISYPLATILASVAGVIDLWKGVQETGVASFDVEKAKEVREEIEDAIGLPDMWEIERQTVEYDNKHLEGRQVAGYEGYNQTEKK
- a CDS encoding NAD-dependent epimerase/dehydratase family protein; the protein is MKRKKVAVVTGGAGFIGSHMVDLLVAKDFEVRILDNLIGGREANFAQHANNSNLTFENRDIRTIKSKDLIFKDAQYVLHFAGIGDIVPSIEAPEEYMDVNVQGTIKVLEAARWNEASKFVYAASSSCYGIATTPTDEEHAINPQYPYALSKYMGEQVSFHWNKVYGLPVNSLRIFNAFGTRSRTSGAYGAVFGVFLRQILANTPLTVVGDGNQRRDFLYVTDVAQAFFAAAETRLSGQIWNLGAGSPKSILHLVELLGGKATFIPKRPGEPDCTHANIRKIRRDLDWSPKISFEEGVAKTLENINYWKEAPLWDSASIENATKRWFQYLGQDQEDTSE
- a CDS encoding enoyl-CoA hydratase/isomerase family protein gives rise to the protein MSYTHLQLDISDKIATITFNRPEARNALSEEMRIDIEHALAEVKAKAGEEVKAVILTGAGGHFCAGGDVKGMAERKMTPMDHRTRMRSGHHRIYDILHLELPVISLVDGAAAGAGCNIALLADFVFATPRAFFMQAFARIGLVPDWGGFYILPRLVGQQRAKELIYSGRRVYAEEAKELGMVLEVVGQETAMDETREFASRFTHASTDAIGAAKNVLNQSFNLDFRTLMELEVYAQCLVRETDFHKEAVRRFRDKEPPLYNWEKLTDQN